Proteins encoded by one window of Rutidosis leptorrhynchoides isolate AG116_Rl617_1_P2 chromosome 7, CSIRO_AGI_Rlap_v1, whole genome shotgun sequence:
- the LOC139858142 gene encoding uncharacterized protein: MAKKKSNPQSENNKSIDDAAIEKLDNLKSLNAMLLKETVERRQQVNSLTSMNESIESDLKLCKSDNASLQFDMSLLNERVVNLEIEKGLDSRVYEDQVSEMGEKIRGLERDVSRVLDLKNEKELEIGRLNDRLCLIEGEISEERFILLKVCEERDEIRAQIDDRIRCENELKLKLAEAEKRESVSLEKLRKLKSDYDELVKAKKDIERKMEAVVVDKGLIEKRLSVSNGLIEKLRMDLDEIAKENVNIEDERKLQVKKKNDLQKMVDELKGSVDKFQKAEEQLLKEVADLEKKNLVSLENEAKMRAEFDILVKEKEEIEGSVRRLTEEKSLITNDLNDALKNLRQQNVTIDQLVKENTKIDDDKSRCESYIVKLQEQLEEFKDTIATLEKSSTVQVVKIQQLESEVSRCNAVLDQLTKERNDLQANLDGEKLKERNLSEKISEMEKSVEEMSKKLTNMQKNVGKTVAEKKELEKARSGLSNEISVIKKSLAKTQKELDDTKGKLKLSEGNTSQILKLLKNTSLICNSKEGGKMGKGQEGEYGQDIKTHVKEVEAIKKAFMDKESAMDEMKKEVEMLKVCVAKADKGKRFWTMVSSATTVLAAVSLACVARAGN, translated from the coding sequence ATGGCGAAGAAaaaatcaaatccacaatccgaaaaCAACAAATCGATTGATGATGCTGCTATTGAAAAACTTGACAATTTGAAATCACTCAACGCAATGTTGCTCAAAGAAACCGTCGAGCGCCGTCAACAGGTAAATTCACTAACTAGTATGAATGAATCTATTGAATCTGATCTGAAATTATGTAAATCCGATAACGCTTCGTTGCAATTTGATATGAGTTTGTTGAATGAACGAGTGGTGAATCTGGAGATTGAAAAAGGATTGGATTCTAGGGTTTATGAAGATCAGGTGAGTGAAATGGGGGAGAAAATTAGAGGTTTAGAGAGAGATGTGAGTCGAGTTTTGGATTTGAAAAATGAGAAGGAATTAGAGATTGGGCGTTTGAATGATAGGTTGTGTTTAATTGAAGGTGAGATTAGTGAAGAGAGGTTTATTTTGTTGAAGGTTTGTGAGGAGAGAGATGAAATTAGGGCACAGATTGATGATCGAATTCGGTGTGAGAATGAGTTGAAGTTGAAACTGGCTGAAGCTGAGAAGAGGGAGAGTGTGAGTTTGGAGAAATTGAGGAAATTAAAGAGTGATTATGATGAGTTGGTTAAGGCAAAAAAGGATATCGAGAGGAAGATGGAGGCGGTGGTGGTAGACAAGGGTTTGATTGAGAAGAGGTTGAGTGTATCGAACGGGTTGATTGAGAAATTGAGGATGGATTTGGATGAGATAGCGAAGGAGAATGTGAATATCGAAGATGAGAGGAAACTGCAAGTGAAGAAGAAGAATGATCTGCAGAAGATGGTTGATGAACTCAAGGGATCGGTGGATAAGTTTCAGAAAGCGGAGGAACAATTGCTTAAGGAAGTTGCTGATTTGGAGAAAAAGAATTTGGTGAGTTTGGAAAACGAGGCCAAAATGAGAGCAGAATTTGATATCTTGGTGAAAGAAAAGGAAGAAATTGAGGGGAGTGTGCGAAGGTTGACTGAAGAGAAGAGTTTGATTACGAACGATTTGAATGATGCTTTGAAGAATTTGAGACAGCAGAACGTGACAATAGATCAAttggttaaagagaatacaaagattgatgatgataagAGTCGATGTGAAAGTTACATCGTGAAGCTTCAAGAACAGTTGGAAGAGTTTAAGGACACAATTGCAACGCTTGAAAAGTCAAGCACTGTTCAAGTGGTTAAAATACAGCAACTAGAGTCTGAAGTTAGCCGCTGCAATGCAGTGTTGGATCAATTGACAAAAGAAAGAAACGATTTACAAGCAAATCTTGATGGTGAAAAACTCAAAGAGAGGAATTTAAGTGAAAAGATTTCAGAAATGGAGAAGAGTGTTGAAGAAATGTCAAAGAAGTTAACCAATATGCAAAAAAATGTTGGTAAAACTGTTGCAGAAAAGAAAGAGTTGGAAAAAGCTCGTTCAGGGTTATCGAATGAGATTAGTGTGATTAAGAAATCACTTGCCAAAACCCAAAAAGAATTGGATGATACGAAAGGTAAATTAAAACTTTCTGAAGGTAACACGAGTCAGATCTTGAAGCTTTTGAAGAATACTTCTTTGATTTGCAACTCAAAGGAGGGTGGTAAGATGGGTAAAGGTCAAGAAGGAGAATATGGGCAAGATATTAAAACTCATGTGAAAGAAGTTGAAGCAATCAAGAAAGCGTTTATGGATAAGGAGAGTGCCATGGATGAAATGAAGAAGGAAGTTGAAATGCTTAAGGTTTGTGTGGCAAAAGCTGATAAAGGAAAGAGATTTTGGACAATGGTGTCATCTGCAACCACTGTTTTAGCTGCCGTTTCTTTAGCATGTGTTGCACGAGCAGGTAACTGA